The Candidatus Tumulicola sp. genomic sequence GCACCCGAGCGCCCCGGTGTTCATCCCGTTCATGGGCGCATTCGTCGCGCTGCAAGGCCTCGAGCGCAATACCAAGATGTCATCGCTGATCTCGCTGGCGGGTCCAGCCGCGGGCGCGTTGGGAGCCTTCGGCTGCTACGTCGCCGGGATCCAAACAGGGCAGCCGTTCTGGTTCGCTCTCGCCTCAATCACGTTTTTCTTGAATCTGTTCAACATGCTGCCGATTCCGCCGCTTGACGGCGGCTGGGTGGTGGCTCCGCTGTTCTCCCGGTCATCGCCGGTCACCACGCTCGATCGCTGGCTGATCGGGGCGCAATATGTCGGACTGGGGCTGGCGCTTTTCGTCATGTGGCACGTCGCGGCAGGCGCGGTGCACATCACGCGCGGCTAGCATGCCGTCATTCCCGCGCGAGGAGAATGCCGGCGATCACGATGACGAAGGCGACCAGCGTCCACAGCCAAAATGCGGCGCCGCCTACGTTGAAGAGAAGCACGGCGGCGACGACGCCGAGCCCAGCACCGACGACGATGACGCCATGGCGCCGAAAATACGCGCCGCCCGCGATGAGCCCGATCGCGAGCGTGCCGAAGATGACCCACAGCCAGTGCGGGTTTTCGTGCCGGTTCATAGCGTGTTCGACGATGAGGAAAACGATGACGATGATGACCGGCACCAGGATCTGCCAGTTCGAGCGGAACACGCGGATGGTGCGGGTCAAGTCTTCCATGCACCGGCATTTTTTGGTGCGGGATACAAAACGCCTGGGAACCGCTATGAGGGACAGCGCTGCACTGCTTGACGGCTACCGCGCGGCTCGCTTATCATGAGGTGTCCCTCCCAGCCGGGAGGTTATTTTCTGAGGTTCACATGCGCACCCGTTTGATGTCCAAGAACTCCGCCCAGCGGACCTGGTTCCTCGTCGACGCAAGGGATAAAACCCTCGGCCGCCTAGCCACGCGCGTGGCGAGCGTACTGATCGGCAAGCACAAGCCCGATTTCACGCCTCACGCCGACACCGGTGACTGCGTGGTCGTCGTCAACGCCGGGAAGGTCCACCTGACCGGCAAGAAACTGACGACGAAGCTCTACCGGCAGCATTCGCAATTCCCGGGCGGCTTGTACACGCGCACGGCAGGTGAGATCAAGAACGACAGGCCGGAACGCCTCATCGAGTGGGCGGTGCGCGGCATGCTCCCGCTCAACAAACTGCGCGCGCCTCGCATGAAACGACTGCGCGTTTTCGCCGGTGCGGAGCATGACCACATGTCGCAGCAGCCGCAACAGCTAAAAGGAATATAATGGCAGTCAACGCCCCATCCTCTGTGCCGCGCGGCACCGGCCGCCGCAAACGCGCCGTGGTGCGCGTGAGGCTCCTGCCCGGCACCGGCGAGATCACCGTCAACTCGAAACCCGCGGATCAATATCTCGGGCGTGCCACGCTCATGCAGATCGTGCGTCAGCCGTTTGAGGCGACCAACAGCGTCGGGCGTTTCAACGTCATCGTCAACGCGTTCGGCGGCGGGTTGAGCGGTCAGGCCGGCGCGATCCGCCACGGCATCGCGCGAGCGCTGGTGCAAGCCGACGAGAGCCTCCGCCCGATCCTGCGCAAGGCGGGCCTGCTGACGCGCGATCCGCGCGAAAAAGAGTCGAAAAAATACGGGCGCAAACGCGCTCGCAAACGCTTCCAGTTCAGCAAGAGATAGATTTGTAGTGCCGGGGCTTTAGCCCGGTTAGACGGGCTGGCGGGCGGCCGCTCTGAGGCGCGCCGTTTCCACCGCGATGCCGGCGAGCTGCGCGAACACCTCGATCGTGCGCACCGTTTCTTCACCGGGCACGCGCCCATCTTTCGGGTCGTCCGGCGAGAGCAAGCCGATCGTGCGCCCCGATGAATTGAAGATCGGGAAGATGAGCATGTCATCTTCGTGCCAAGCGCCGGCCGCGGTTCGGGGCAATGACGCGCGATCGGGATGGCGGGTCACGCCGCCCGTGATGCCGAGCTCCTTCGGCGCATAGTAGAAGGTGTCACGCACGCGCGTGCGCTCGTTCATGCTGTCCTCGACCTCGCGGGGCTGGATCTCCTCGCCGACGACGTTGGTCGAGTAGCCGACCGCTGCGCGGCGCACGAACTTGTGGCTCATCGGGTCGCGCAGCAAAATGGTTCCGCCGGAAAACCCGAACATGTCGAGCGTCAGTCTGAGGATGCGTTTGAGCAGCGTGTCGAGGTCGTGCTCGCTGAAAATGGCAGTAGAGACGTCGAGGATGCGCTCGAGGCGGTGGGCGTAAGCGCGCCGTTGCTCCGCGATCGCCTGGGCGTCGGCGTGCATGCGCCGGATCGCCACGTTCTGTTCGCTCAGATCTTCTGCGCGCCGCTGCTCGGCCGATACCAAGTGCACGGTCTCGATCGCAGCTGCGGCGAGCCGCACGAACACTGCGCTGGCGTCAAGCGTCTGCTGCGACGGCACGCGCCCGTCGGCCGGCGAGTCCGCCGCCAGCACGCCGATGATCTCGCCGCTGGAAGACTGCAGCGTGAAGAGCAGCAAGTCGGCCTCGTGCCAGCGGCCGGTCTCGCGGCGCGCTTCGTAGAGCGCTTCGGGATTGCGGCAGAACTCCGGGTCGGTGTGCCACGTCTGCCGCTCGACCGGCGCATAGTAGACGTCCGGGCGGATCGCAAAGCGCCGGTCGATGCGCAGACCCATCTGCGCAAAAGAGACTTGGCGTCCGTGCAGCCGCTCGGCGATCTGCGGCGGATAGCCGATCGTCGCCGTGCAGACGTATGTTTCGGTGTCGCGTTGCGCCACGTACACCGCGCCGCACTCGAAGCGGAAGACTTGTAGCGTCGATTCCAAGATGCGCGCGAGCAGCGAGGGCAGGTTGCGCTCGCGCAGCAGCACGACCGCCAGATCCATGACCTGTTGCAACATGCGCGCTTGCGCCTGAGCCGCCTCGCTCATCGCCGCGTACTCCTCCAGATTGAGGTCGTGCGCCGCGCGTTGTTCCGCGATCGCGTCGCGCTGGAGCCGCGCGGCTTGCAGAATGACGCCGAGCGTCAAGACCACGATCCACGCCACGCTGAGCTGGACCAGCAGCGACGCCCAGTGCCCGGTTTCAGGCAGGTTGGGCACCACGCGCATGACGGTCAACAGCACCGTGGTAAGGGACGCCATGAAAATGGCGCCGCTGACGCGTGCGCGGGCCGCGGCGATCACGATGAAGACCAAGAAACCTCCCCACACATCGGGCAGCGTCGCCATGTACAGCACGATGATGCCCGATGCGATGAGGAAGTCCAGCGCGAGGAGTGACCTACCGGTCCAAATTACGACGGCGTCGCTCGTCGCCCGCCGCACGATGGCTGCGGCGACGAGGCCTGCGGCGAACCACGCCACAACGCCGACAAGCTGCAGCCAGCGGCCTTGAGGCAGCGGCAAGAGCAAGAACACGGTGGCGCCGATGAGGATGCCGACGAAGCGCGCTTTGAGCAAACTGCTTTCGAACCAGCGCATTTCGTCGAGCGCCGAATTAAAGCTGGAGATGGAAGGTTTCGGGGCGAGCGCTTCGTTCATCAGCCGTGCAGGACGTATACCGGAGTTGGCCCGACCTTGCCTTTGATGCGGGCTTGACGACGCGTTGCCGTCACCTGCCCTTGCACCTTTTCGTAGGTCGCGGCATCGGCGAGGATCTGGCTAGGTTCCGCGATGGCTTGCAGCCGAAACGCCAGGTTGACCGCGTTGCCGACGACGGTGTACTCGAGGCGCTGTTCGGAGCCGATGTTGCCGGCCACGACGTCGCCGGTGGCCAGACCGATGCTGACGGCGAGCGGCCAGTTGGCGCCGCGCGCGGCGTTGAGGCGCTCGATTTGCTGCATGATCTGGCGAGCCGCCGTGACCGCGCGTTGGGCGTCGTCGGCCGCAGGCCTCGGCGCCCCGAAGACCGCCATCAGGCCGTCACCGTAATACTTGTCGAGCAGGCCCAGGTTCGCAAAGACGACGTTCGCGGTCGCCGCGAGGTAGCGGTTGAGGATTTCGACCACCTCCTCAGGCATCAGCCGTTCGGAAAGTTCGGTGAAACCGCGGATGTCGGCGAAAAGCATCGTACAGATCAGGCGCGTGCCGCCGAGCGGCACGGCATCGGGGTCCATCATCAGACTGTTGACGACGTGCGGCGCCAAGTAGCGCTCGAAGGAGCGCGCGATGCGCTCGCTCTTCTCGAGTTGGGCGCGATTGGCGGATTCAAGCGCGCGACTCGCGGTGAGGTCGTTGAACACGATCGCAGTGCCGCTCGTGCCGGCCTGCGAGCGGATGCTGAAGAAGGTCAACTGGAGCACGATCGGGCCGCGCTCGGCATGCGACCCGGTGAGCTCGACTCTGGTCCGCGCGTCAGTGGTCGACCGGAATTGTTCCAGCAACGTGGTGAATCCGGGCAGCCACGTGTTGAGCGCCCGCGCATGCCGGCCCTCAACGCTTGATGCCGACAGGCCGAACGTCATCTCTGCGCCACGGTTGAATCGACGCACCACGTCCTGCTTGTCAAGCACCACGACGCCCGACGCGATCGACTCGAGGATCTCGTCGTTCTGCGACTTGAGCGCGAAGAGCTCGTCCAAACCATGCGACAGGTCTTCAAACGAGCGCGCGTTCTCGATGGTGATCGCGGCTTGTTCGGCGATGGCCCCAAGCAGTTCGGGATCGTGATTGAGCGGATTGTCGGCGCCGATGCGCGAGTCGACGTAGATCGCCCCGAGCACGATGTTCCCGTTATTGATGGGCACGCACACGATCGAGCGGATATGCAGGGAGCGGACACTGGGCGCGTCGCGCACGACCGGATCGTTCTGCGCATCGGTCGTCACGATCGGGATGCCGTCGTGGCACACGTGCTCGATGATCCAGCGGCTCACCGCGAATTCCGGCCTCGTCATGATGTGCGGATCGAGGTTCGTGCCTGCGCTGAGCTCTGGTCGCTCAGGCCGTCCTTCGGGGCGCTGGTCCGGACGTGAGGGGAGCAGGACGATAGCGCGTTCCGCGCCCGTCGCTTCAACCGCGAGATCGCTGATCAACTGCACCAGTACCGGCAGGTCGCGCACGGCATTGAGGGTCTTGCCGATGCGCGCCAACACGTCTGCGCGCCGCTGCTGGTGCTCGAGTTCGTCCTGCAGCCGTTGCGCGCGGGTCGAGGCTACACTGGCTTCCAATTCGCGGGCGTGCACCTCGCGGCGGGCGCGCGCGAGCAGGTCGAGCAGCTTCGTGGCGGTCGACGAGGTGCGCGTCGAAGGAGCCGGTTCGGTGAGGCTGCGCGTCTCGTCCAACGCCTCATCGAGCCGGGCCGCGATCTTCTCCCAGGGATTCTCGCGCCGGTCGTGTTCCATCTATATGGGATAATCGGCATTTCCGGGTGTGGGGACCCTAGTAAAGGGTCGGGTAACTGACCCCGAATTGCTCGGCATCGAACATGAGGGCGGCACGCAAGACCCCCGCCGGCACCTCAAAAGCAAGCGAGCCGACTTCGCCTTGACCCGGCCCCAGGGACCCCTCGGAGAGCGAGAACGGCAGCGACTTGGTCCGCGCGCTGACGTCGAAGCGGTCGCCCTGGTCGGTGACGAGCGAGAACCTGCGGTAGAGAACGTCCAGCGGGACCGTTCGGCTGGCGTTGCGCACGCGCAGCATATTGATGATGACGAATTTCGTCTTGCCCCCTGGAACGGGTTCGACGCTCGTGGTGGTCGAGCTGAATCCGCTGGGGAGCGCGACCTGGACCGGGGTGGAGGCGTCAACGCCGTCGGCGCTCGACGCCGGCACGGCGCCGACGGCGATGGCCAGCGCGATCAGCGCAGGCGTCGCGAAGCGGAAGAAGTTCGATCGATGCACGGTTCTGAAGAAGTTGGTCATCCAGCGTTCAAAATCCGCTCATGCGCGGCGCGTACCTTAAGCCGCATGAGCACGTCGGCGATCTCGCTGGTCGAACAAGGTATGCGTTTCGCGCAAGCGCGCGCCGGCTTGCTCGCGGCGGACGTCGCAAACTCGGCCACGCCGGGGTTCGTGCCGCGCGATCTGACGCCGGCAATCGAACCGGGTCTTGAGTCCGGGGGCTTGCGTTTTGCCGCCGTGACGCAAGAACTGGCTTCGGGCGGACCGGCTGCCGGCCTCGAATACGCGATGGCCGCGACCGCGAAAAATTCCGTGACCTATCGCGCGCTTGCGGATCAAGAACGCGCGATGCTGCGAGAATTGCGCACCGTCGCCGAAGAGTCGCGCCGATGATCGGACCGGAGTCCGCATTCGACATCGCGGCAAGCGGCATGGCCGCGCAGCGCATGCAAATGGATTTGATCGCCGACAATCTTGCCAACGCGAACACCGCGCGCATCGGAGCGCCGTTCCACGCGCGCGCGGCCGTGTTCGAGACCGCCTCGCCGTTCGCACAAGCCCTCGACTCCGCATCGCTTGACGCATTTGCGGTTTCGCTCGACGACGAGCCGCAAGTCGCGGGCGTGCGACTCGCCGGCCTCGTCGATGCCAGCGAGCAGGCGGTCGATCCGGTATCGCAGATGGTTGGGCTCGTCGCATCGGGGCGCGCATACGACGCGGACATCGCCGTGCTGCAAGCCGCCAAACAAATGGAGATCGAGGCGGTCGACATCGAGAGGGCGTGAGGCTGGATGCTGACTTCGGGTATCGCACCGGATGCGATGTTCCAAGCGAGCGCTGGGGGGTTCCCGGAAGGGCGTAGCGGCGCGCAAAGTTTCGCCGCTGCGCTGGACGCGGTTGCCGGAGCGCTCGACGCGGCCGATGCGCAGGCCGGCGCGGTGGCGCTCGGTCGCGGCAGCGTCGCCGATGCCTCCGTCGCGCGTGCGAAGGCTGACGTGTTGCTCGAAATAGCGGCCGTGACTGCATCGCGCGTGAGCGCGGCCGTCACAACGCTGCTGCAAACCCAGGTGTAGAGCGATGCTGGCGCGCCTGCCGCCGTCGTTGCCGCGCGTGCTGGAACGATGCGTGGTATGGGTCCGACGGCGCAAGACTCCGGTCGGTGCTGGAGTCGTGGCCGCCGCGGCGTGTGCCGCCGCCATCATCGCGATAGCGCGCGGCACGGCATTCGTGCCGCTCTTCGACGCGCCGCTGCACGCAACGCAGGCAGGTGAGGTCGCCCAGGCGCTGACGCTGTGGAACGAACCGTTTCAAACGGGTTCGCAGGGGACGCAAGTGTACGTGGCCGCGGGTCGGCGCAAGGATGTTCTCTTGAAGCTCGTCATGGCCGGTTTGCCCCACCGCTACGTGCCCACTACGGCCGACGTTCTCCAGACCCCGGACGGGCCGCTCACTCCGCAAACGGTTGTAGACGATCGCCGCCGCTCGGGCATCGAGGGCGACTTGGTTGAAAGCTTGCGTCGCGTTGACGGAGTCGCGGACGCATCCGTCGTCATCGCGCCGGCGGCGGGCGATTTGTTCGCGGATCAAGCGCAGCGGACGCCGCCGAGCGCGAGCGTTCAGTTGATCGTTCAGCCGGGCGCGAACTTGTCCGCGAGTACCGTAGCCGGCGTCCGGCGCTTTGTCGCCGCGGCGTACCCCGGTCTCACGGAGGAGCGCGTCACCGTGGTGGATGGCGCCGGCGCGGTGCTGAACGTCGTGGCAGATCGCTCCGCGTCAAAAGAGTTGCGCGTGCAAGGCGCGGTTCAAAGCGCGCTCGATGCCGTGCTCGGTTCCGGCGTCGCAGTCGTGCGCGTCAGCGTACGCGCGGCGCCCGGAGAGCACAGCGTGCAGACCACGCGGGTGACACCGCATGGGCTTCTTGACGCCGATACGGGGCGCGAGCGCGGCACCGAGAACGGTCGCAAGTTGGATAAGGAGCGCACCACTCGGCACTACGCTTACGATACGGTCGTCGAGCGTCGCACGTCGCCTCCCGATGCCATCGGGACGCTGTCGGTCGCCGTGTTCCTTGACGCCGCTCGTGTCGACTCGGGCAAGACGCAGACGATCGCCGCGCTCGTGCGAGCGGCCGCTGGAGCAGACCTCCAGGCCGGCGACGACGTGGTCGTGGAATCGGTCCCTTTCGCGCCACATGCTGCGGTGACGCTGACACCGGCGGCGCCGCGGCCCGTGCTCGTCCGCGCTATCCTGCCCGCGACCGCCGCCGTGGCGTTGACGTTGCTTGGTCTTTTTGCTTGGCCCCACGTCGCCGCTGCACGCCGCACGCCGCCCGTGGACGGGGAAACGGCGCGTTTGCGGGCCATGCTGGATCGGGAGTCACCGCATGCCGCGGCATACGTCCTGTCAAACGTGCCGCGCACGACGCGCGAACGCGTGCTGCAATCGGCGAGCCCTGCGCGGCGCGCGACGATCGAAACGTGGCTGAGACGCGATCGACGTGCGTGATGCGCGTTTCGAACCGCTTTGCCCGCGCAAACTCGTCGCCGCACGCATCGAGATCGAGCACGCGCGGGCCGAAACACCGGCTCAGGACGATCCCGGTCCGAACGCTCCAGCGCAGGCTACGCCAGATCCGCCGCCTGCGGATCCAGACCCGCCGCCGGTTGAGCTCGCCGAACTCGAAGACATCGCAACGCTCCGGCTTGAAGCCGCGCGCTTTGCGGGTATCGCTTGCGCCCGCGCAATGCGTCGTTCGCTCGCGCACTATCCGCGCCTCATCGATCAATTCGTGGACGATGCTCTGCGAGCGTGCGGCCGCCCGCGCAGCGCCGTAGTGCGACTCCATCCCAAGGACGCGAAGCACGCATCTGCTCGCCCCGGCGTGGACATCGTCGCGGACGACGCGCTGCAGCCCGGGGCATGCGAGGTCGACGTCGCTGAAGGCAAGGTCGGCGCCTCGATCGAGCAACGCGCCGCTTGTCTGGCAATGGCCGCGAGCGAACATGCGTGACGTACCGCTGCGCTTCGACGCGGCGGACGGTTGGGTACGCACCGGCGTCGTCGAGTCGGTGGCGGCAGATCATCTCGTTGTGCGCGTGCCGGCGCTCCAGCCGGGCACGATAGTTCTCGTCGCCCGCGACGCCGGCCGGCCGCTGCTCGCGCGCGTGCATTCTATCGACATGCGCGGCGCCCACTGCACGCCGCTCGAACGCGCCGACAGAGTCAGCGCGGGCGCCCGCGCGACCTCGCAGCTTGCAAGACTCGGCGCGTACGTCGGACCGTCGCTTCTCGGCCGCGCCGCCGACGCGTGGGGTCGCAGCAACGCGCCGGGGACCAAACTCGTCGCCTCGATCGAGCCGCCGCCGCTGCCGCTGCATGAGCGCGCTCCCATCAAGGCCATGCTGCGAACCGGGATAGCGGCTATGGACGCGTTCGCGCCGCTGGGCTACGGCCAGCGCATCGCGCTCACCGCGGGCGCAGGCGTCGGCAAGACGAGCTTGCTGCGCCGGATCGTGGAGCGCGCGGAGGTGGACGCTCGCGTCGTGGCGCTCGTAGGGGAACGCGCTCGCGAAGCCGCGGAGACGATCGGACGCCTCGAGCGCTCCAGCCGGTGGTCCACGACCAGCATCTACAGCGCGACCTCCGACTCGGGCCCGATGGAGCGTTATGGCGCAGCGCAAAGCGCAGCTGCGCAAGCCGAGTGGCTGTGCGCGCGGGGTCGTCGCGTGCTGCTCGTGTTGGATTCGCTGACGCGCGTCGCATCCGCGTGGCGCGAGATGGCGCTGGCCGCCGGCGAGCCGCCCGCGCAACGCGGCCACCCTCCGTCGCTCGTCGGCGCGCTGGCGCGGCTCGTCGAAAGAGCGGGTGCGCGCGCTTCGGGCGGTTCCATCACCGCGGTCTTCTCCGTGCTCGTCGAAGCGGACGACCCATTCGAACCCGTCACGGACACGCTGCGCGCGTTGCTGGACGGACACGTCGCGCTCTCCCGAAAATTGGCGGATGCCGGACTCTTTCCGGCGATCGATGTGCTGCGCAGCATCAGTCGCTCGATGCCCGACATCGCGACGCCGGCGCATCAACAGGCCGCGACGGTCGTGCGC encodes the following:
- the rplM gene encoding 50S ribosomal protein L13; this encodes MRTRLMSKNSAQRTWFLVDARDKTLGRLATRVASVLIGKHKPDFTPHADTGDCVVVVNAGKVHLTGKKLTTKLYRQHSQFPGGLYTRTAGEIKNDRPERLIEWAVRGMLPLNKLRAPRMKRLRVFAGAEHDHMSQQPQQLKGI
- a CDS encoding GAF domain-containing protein, encoding MNEALAPKPSISSFNSALDEMRWFESSLLKARFVGILIGATVFLLLPLPQGRWLQLVGVVAWFAAGLVAAAIVRRATSDAVVIWTGRSLLALDFLIASGIIVLYMATLPDVWGGFLVFIVIAAARARVSGAIFMASLTTVLLTVMRVVPNLPETGHWASLLVQLSVAWIVVLTLGVILQAARLQRDAIAEQRAAHDLNLEEYAAMSEAAQAQARMLQQVMDLAVVLLRERNLPSLLARILESTLQVFRFECGAVYVAQRDTETYVCTATIGYPPQIAERLHGRQVSFAQMGLRIDRRFAIRPDVYYAPVERQTWHTDPEFCRNPEALYEARRETGRWHEADLLLFTLQSSSGEIIGVLAADSPADGRVPSQQTLDASAVFVRLAAAAIETVHLVSAEQRRAEDLSEQNVAIRRMHADAQAIAEQRRAYAHRLERILDVSTAIFSEHDLDTLLKRILRLTLDMFGFSGGTILLRDPMSHKFVRRAAVGYSTNVVGEEIQPREVEDSMNERTRVRDTFYYAPKELGITGGVTRHPDRASLPRTAAGAWHEDDMLIFPIFNSSGRTIGLLSPDDPKDGRVPGEETVRTIEVFAQLAGIAVETARLRAAARQPV
- a CDS encoding site-2 protease family protein, encoding MNDSDPQAPQPQPDYSHLLPPGYQTQSFQLQPRTRSQTGAGLVGIGAVLIAIAVKFKTVLLVLLNFKWIAILGKLLLSSGSLLATILLWIPFFGLPFAVGFVLLILLHEMGHYVAARAYGLHPSAPVFIPFMGAFVALQGLERNTKMSSLISLAGPAAGALGAFGCYVAGIQTGQPFWFALASITFFLNLFNMLPIPPLDGGWVVAPLFSRSSPVTTLDRWLIGAQYVGLGLALFVMWHVAAGAVHITRG
- a CDS encoding flagellar M-ring protein FliF C-terminal domain-containing protein, which translates into the protein MLARLPPSLPRVLERCVVWVRRRKTPVGAGVVAAAACAAAIIAIARGTAFVPLFDAPLHATQAGEVAQALTLWNEPFQTGSQGTQVYVAAGRRKDVLLKLVMAGLPHRYVPTTADVLQTPDGPLTPQTVVDDRRRSGIEGDLVESLRRVDGVADASVVIAPAAGDLFADQAQRTPPSASVQLIVQPGANLSASTVAGVRRFVAAAYPGLTEERVTVVDGAGAVLNVVADRSASKELRVQGAVQSALDAVLGSGVAVVRVSVRAAPGEHSVQTTRVTPHGLLDADTGRERGTENGRKLDKERTTRHYAYDTVVERRTSPPDAIGTLSVAVFLDAARVDSGKTQTIAALVRAAAGADLQAGDDVVVESVPFAPHAAVTLTPAAPRPVLVRAILPATAAVALTLLGLFAWPHVAAARRTPPVDGETARLRAMLDRESPHAAAYVLSNVPRTTRERVLQSASPARRATIETWLRRDRRA
- a CDS encoding FliH/SctL family protein, which codes for MRDARFEPLCPRKLVAARIEIEHARAETPAQDDPGPNAPAQATPDPPPADPDPPPVELAELEDIATLRLEAARFAGIACARAMRRSLAHYPRLIDQFVDDALRACGRPRSAVVRLHPKDAKHASARPGVDIVADDALQPGACEVDVAEGKVGASIEQRAACLAMAASEHA
- the rpsI gene encoding 30S ribosomal protein S9, encoding MAVNAPSSVPRGTGRRKRAVVRVRLLPGTGEITVNSKPADQYLGRATLMQIVRQPFEATNSVGRFNVIVNAFGGGLSGQAGAIRHGIARALVQADESLRPILRKAGLLTRDPREKESKKYGRKRARKRFQFSKR
- a CDS encoding adenylate/guanylate cyclase domain-containing protein, which encodes MEHDRRENPWEKIAARLDEALDETRSLTEPAPSTRTSSTATKLLDLLARARREVHARELEASVASTRAQRLQDELEHQQRRADVLARIGKTLNAVRDLPVLVQLISDLAVEATGAERAIVLLPSRPDQRPEGRPERPELSAGTNLDPHIMTRPEFAVSRWIIEHVCHDGIPIVTTDAQNDPVVRDAPSVRSLHIRSIVCVPINNGNIVLGAIYVDSRIGADNPLNHDPELLGAIAEQAAITIENARSFEDLSHGLDELFALKSQNDEILESIASGVVVLDKQDVVRRFNRGAEMTFGLSASSVEGRHARALNTWLPGFTTLLEQFRSTTDARTRVELTGSHAERGPIVLQLTFFSIRSQAGTSGTAIVFNDLTASRALESANRAQLEKSERIARSFERYLAPHVVNSLMMDPDAVPLGGTRLICTMLFADIRGFTELSERLMPEEVVEILNRYLAATANVVFANLGLLDKYYGDGLMAVFGAPRPAADDAQRAVTAARQIMQQIERLNAARGANWPLAVSIGLATGDVVAGNIGSEQRLEYTVVGNAVNLAFRLQAIAEPSQILADAATYEKVQGQVTATRRQARIKGKVGPTPVYVLHG
- a CDS encoding flagellar basal body protein gives rise to the protein MIGPESAFDIAASGMAAQRMQMDLIADNLANANTARIGAPFHARAAVFETASPFAQALDSASLDAFAVSLDDEPQVAGVRLAGLVDASEQAVDPVSQMVGLVASGRAYDADIAVLQAAKQMEIEAVDIERA